The following proteins come from a genomic window of Sorghum bicolor cultivar BTx623 chromosome 3, Sorghum_bicolor_NCBIv3, whole genome shotgun sequence:
- the LOC8059135 gene encoding uncharacterized protein LOC8059135, whose amino-acid sequence MATTTATAAALSMKLLIDRKAQRVLFAEASKEVVDFLFSLLALPVATAVKLVGKDAMVGCVGNLYASVDKLDSTYVQAGAAKDALLSPTVLSPAATTNSSLLRLPETSSVQPTKTFYRCAQSSSYSNCRDYFTDAHGKACPYCGRSMTTVAKYLPSAAGSTGSAPVASQSAAEGFVQGIVTYTVQDDLTVTPMSAISSITLLNTFAVRDLGDLQEKTVQLGYNEGLAILKASLQSKTVLTDVFLHGKAASSPGGRATRARA is encoded by the exons ATGGCAACCACCacagccaccgccgccgcgctgAGCATGAAGCTCCTCATCGACCGGAAGGCGCAGCGGGTGCTGTTCGCCGAGGCGAGCAAGGAAGTCGTCGACTTCCTCTTCTCCCTCCTCGCGCTGCCCGTCGCCACCGCCGTCAAGCTCGTCGGCAAGGACGCCATGGTCGGCTGCGTCGGCAACCTCTACGCCAGCGTCGACAAGCTCGACTCCACCTACGTGCAGGCCGGCGCCGCCAAGGACGCGCTCCTCAGCCCTACGGTGCTTTCGCCGGCAGCGACCACCAACAGCTCCCTCCTCCGCCTGCCGGAGACGTCTTCGGTGCAGCCAACAAAGACCTTCTACAGATGCGCCCAGAGTAGCAGCTACAGCAACTGCCGCGACTACTTCACGGACGCGCACGGCAAGGCGTGCCCGTACTGTGGCCGCTCCATGACGACGGTAGCGAAGTACCTGCCATCGGCGGCGGGTTCCACCGGCTCCGCCCCGGTGGCGTCGCAGAGCGCGGCGGAAGGGTTCGTGCAGGGCATCGTGACGTACACGGTGCAGGACGACCTGACGGTGACGCCCATGTCCGCCATCTCCAGCATCACCCTGCTCAACACCTTCGCGGTGAGGGACCTCGGCGACCTGCAGGAGAAGACGGTGCAGCTGGGCTACAACGAG GGCTTGGCGATCCTGAAGGCCTCCCTGCAGTCCAAGACGGTGCTCACCGATGTGTTCCTCCACGGCAAGGCTGCGTCGTCCCCGGGCGGTCGTGCCACTCGTGCTCGTGCTTGA